In Nakaseomyces glabratus chromosome I, complete sequence, the sequence TATGGCGGAGCTAATCATTCTCGAGATTGGTATGAAGCAGTGATAACTATGCTAGAGAATTTGTCAATTACCGAGTTAGATCCGGATACTGTGGGCAAGTTAGAGAGGTTAGTGAAGACAAATAAAAGTGGTGTTAACGTTAGCATGTTATCACACAATATGAATGGTTTCCAAAAGCCGGAGTTCCCAAGAAGCAGAAAGCAGAGTGGGTCTGGTCTAGATCTAATGAGAGACAATAACGGCTCTCACTCAGAAGTGTTCAGTGGTCATACATTGAATGAGAGTGACGACACAATGGAAGAGGAAAGCCAAGGGATAATACAGGACTTAATTTCATACTTGATTTCGAATTCAATAAAGAGAGGCATAAATGTAAAACCTACAAACTTGAACAACCCAGTAGAATTTTTAAAAGGAGCCATTGATGAAATACTGGATGCCAAGACCGACAGTCTAGATAACAAACCACAGGATAGATCTTCGAATATCGATACTTTAGAAACAAGTGTTACACCAGTCAATTTCCATGAAGCTGACACTAACGAATTAAAGACTGCATTAAATGATCTGCAACTTGCCCATTCCTTCTTAACGAAACAATTTGAGACTTCACGACTTGAGCAATCACAAACAATCAATAGATTAACAAAGACCAATAGAGAATTACAAGATAAGTTATTGAAGTACCACGCTAAAATATCAAAGTTagaagagaaattgaaggtaACCGAAGATGCAAAAACTCAGCTAGAGGATGCTGCGCACAAGATCaatatgaaagaaaatctaCTATTAAGTTCACCTATCATGGCACCTGAACTATTCTCTCCATCCACACCAACCAGTGGTTTGAACAGCTCCCCATCCAACAATAACTCTCATTCAATAACAGTTATGCGTAATGAATTCAAGAGAATGATACTTGAAACACAAGATAAATACGAAAAAGAACTTGCAGAAGAACGAGAAAAAAGACTGAAACTTGAGAAGGAGTTTGAAGAGTTGAAGGACTAACATATACTACCAATCTTTGATTACAGAAAAATCCTGCATTTTACTTAGAATAATAACAGACTTTAATATTACATTTCACATGAACTTTCTACGCCATTATGACTCAATCGTTATAAATAACCATATTCTTTAATTAAACATATCTAATTGTTCTTTATCGTACTCTTTGTAATCTAATAATTACATTGGACTTTTGCAATGGACTCAAATAAGGGTATTATCTGGAAGTAGGATATTATAGGGCCATTATTATAAGAAATCTAAGGCACTACAACTTCCACCGATGGGGAATTTGTCCTTATTTCAATAGctaagaataataaaaaaattagaacGTTACTAAATATTTAATGTACAGAATTAACAGAACATATTGTGTTCTGatacaattttttataataatttattatCTTGAAAATAATCCGAAAGTTCTCCTAATGATCAAATACTTGGTAAATGCTGAATAGACTCCATGCTCCTCCACGGAACCTAATCATTTACACATCAGTTCAAAAAGAACAGGAACAACATCATATTTTTGGGAATGCCTACAAATAGAAGTAGAAATACCATTTTCAAGATCTAGCAATTCCATCGGATTTTGTAATCATTCAAACCAACAAAGCAAATTTGGTGAAGGACTAGACCTTGAAGTTCTTCAACTTATAGTTACATTATACCCAAACATCAATCCCATAGACCGTATCACATCTTTCTGAATTCACTCAACACCGGGTATATAGCTTCAAATGCCTGATAAATTTCCTCTCTTTGCTTTGCACCAGTTAAAACAATTTTACCGGAAACGAAAATCAATAACACAATCTTTGGTTTCACCATTCTATAAATCAAACCCGGGAACAATTCTGGTTCGTATGACGAGAAAGTACCGTGACTGAATGCTAAACCTTCCAAACGTATAGGAAACTTAACGTCACAGGAGCCGACTATATTTTGAATCTTGAAATCGGTGAACTTAGCTGCAAAACCAATTTTCTGAATAATTCTTGCGTATTTCCTGCTCGCTAGTTTAGAATCATCTTCACTCTTAGCACCAGTAACAACCATCTTACCAGAGGCAAAAATTAGTGCAGTAGTTTTAGGTTCTCTGATACGCATAATAACAGCGGCAAAACGCTTAGGGTTATACTCGGCATTACGTGCGTGCAGAGCCACAGTTTTCAGATCCAGTCTACACCCCAAATTTACTGTCGCAACAATATTCTGTAACGTTGGCACTATACCTGAGGTGGCCGcatcatcctcatcctcatcttcatcagctTCTGGTTTCACAGCATCATCTTCTGTCTTATTTACCTGATTTTCCCACACTTGGCGAGTGTTAGGATCAAACACCGCCTTGTTGGCTTCTTGAAACTCTTTCATACGCTCCTCATCAGccatctttattatttatatttatcgAATTCTTTAGTCCTATGGTTCTCAAATATTAAAAGTTGTTCTACCAAAACTAGTTTCCAAAAAACAAGCCAGACACAACTATTAACTATATTCCTAAAAGACTGGTACTCTTTTCAGGCAATATCCGAGGAGTATGTGGaatgatgaaaaataaaaactacTACCGCAGGTATGGGaactaaaacaaaaagaaggGTTACCAATCAGCAGTTACTGCAACGTTCACCAAACAACCAATATACGCCTACTAGCCAAGTCTGCACTATGTTAGGGCACCAACAACCACATAATGTATTGGCCTttattctcttcttttgcttattatccatttctttttttgtcattCTGAGATGGATTTTGTCAAACTGTCGTATTGTACGTAAATATACGTCCATACGTCAAATATCAGATGACATACATGTACGTACAATgatacaaagaaaatgtgACTTGTATCGTATATAGGCATTATCCAATGTCCATTTTCCTCTCTTCGAAAATTGTCATATCGTGTGGAAAACGCGTTAACAATGCGCAAGAAAACGAAACTCCAGATCTTCTTTTCTATTCTTATCTGTGACTTCGGCGGTTATCTCATATAAATCTTGTGGCAAAACATTAAGTTCTCGTTTTGCCTCGATACGCATTCTCATGGCAATATTGACAAGAGGAGAAATACTCAGCCGTTCTCTCTCTATATTTGTGCTACTAAACTTTTCTGTACTAAATCATTATTGCATTGCTAAATAAATATACAAGAAGCCATAGTGATAATGAGTTATAGTGCGCAGGAGTTGTGGGAGTTACATGAAGAATACGTTACATGTGCCCATAATTGTGTGTCTAAAGTACAAAACCGCGATCAATTACGTCAGTACTATCAGTTGATCGGTGCCGGTGTTACATGTCTGGTGACTATAAAGGAGAAATACTCGCTGTCGATGGAACATGATGCCCAGGTTACTCTGGCGCTGGTAAGCTTACTGGTGGATGAGACAGCTGATTATGACGCGGCTGAGATGTATATCTCAAGTTTACAAGAGAGGTTGAAGAACGACAAGTATTCGGATGATCTGGAGGTGTATAGGTTGGTATGCCATTTCATGAACTTTTACACTATTCCATTAAAGAGGAAGTCGCAGTTTCACATGAATATTGCCCTCAAAAATTGCAACGAACTAGTAACATACATGGAGAACGCATTAGAGTCCGGATCTATGCAACCATACTCCGAGTGGCTAGTCGTATTTAAATTTGTAGTTCTGACCTTGAGTATACTCACCAATAAGCATGGGAGATTACATGAAAGGTATAAAGAATTGATAGAATATGAAAACGTCCCCAAGATTTGGAAATATATTCTGGTATTACATTATGTTGATTATAGACTAAAGCAAAGGAAACCTATAGAGCAAGATATTCTCTCAAGTCTCAGTGAGATCACCGTCGAAACTGCTGGCGCAAAGCTATATGCTTGGAGGTTAATCTCTGAGCTTCTCATGGATATCTATAATGATAGAAATATAACAGAACAACTAAACAGGttcaaattatttttcaaagaatgCAAAGACAAATTGGATGGCAGCCTTGAAGTAAACGTTGATAGCAAAGCAAAACTGCAGTTAAAACTTGAACCCATTT encodes:
- the PEA2 gene encoding Pea2p (CAGL0I06666g~Ortholog(s) have role in bipolar cellular bud site selection, budding cell apical bud growth, positive regulation of actin cytoskeleton reorganization and pseudohyphal growth, more), giving the protein MYDMDLLRRANPVLFSPERYDEYPLGYDDLMQYLSTKDITSQSDPQHNRPYTYIDSLDFLLYSQDEDEIDIDLDKKLACEYALYYAQSKKRQNKHKRMSLLGSRKYLDDLLYGGANHSRDWYEAVITMLENLSITELDPDTVGKLERLVKTNKSGVNVSMLSHNMNGFQKPEFPRSRKQSGSGLDLMRDNNGSHSEVFSGHTLNESDDTMEEESQGIIQDLISYLISNSIKRGINVKPTNLNNPVEFLKGAIDEILDAKTDSLDNKPQDRSSNIDTLETSVTPVNFHEADTNELKTALNDLQLAHSFLTKQFETSRLEQSQTINRLTKTNRELQDKLLKYHAKISKLEEKLKVTEDAKTQLEDAAHKINMKENLLLSSPIMAPELFSPSTPTSGLNSSPSNNNSHSITVMRNEFKRMILETQDKYEKELAEEREKRLKLEKEFEELKD
- the SPT15 gene encoding TATA-binding protein (CAGL0I06688g~Ortholog(s) have DNA binding, bending, RNA polymerase I transcription factor binding and RNA polymerase II activating transcription factor binding, more) codes for the protein MADEERMKEFQEANKAVFDPNTRQVWENQVNKTEDDAVKPEADEDEDEDDAATSGIVPTLQNIVATVNLGCRLDLKTVALHARNAEYNPKRFAAVIMRIREPKTTALIFASGKMVVTGAKSEDDSKLASRKYARIIQKIGFAAKFTDFKIQNIVGSCDVKFPIRLEGLAFSHGTFSSYEPELFPGLIYRMVKPKIVLLIFVSGKIVLTGAKQREEIYQAFEAIYPVLSEFRKM